Proteins from a genomic interval of Phalacrocorax aristotelis chromosome 3, bGulAri2.1, whole genome shotgun sequence:
- the KLF11 gene encoding Krueppel-like factor 11, with translation MHGSPCSEMGDASAVDIVDIYESIRERQRHDSERSTCSTLEQNDIEAVEALVCMSSWGQRSQKGDILKIRPLTPFSDSGDFTAHAEATSELPKDYLSTLCMTPPHSPDFVEISAAMLLSSQVTYSKPRTVMANTAACSVTSATGASLITKPSVINVERQCSQKPGISESFAPRPCRAMATSVIRHTGDSSAYHHIPAVQEKTKVTSGYSTSRDWCEADDRRHSRLPQDTCAADDLISKTSPVHQPYAHDSSDTVTNKGQLPVRPISPQTRLPKNCENDLQKRATPVTPAPISSPQVLCQMIPLNGQSGMINAYVKPSAPTVSTPMKPILPQAAPLSQPVLMGPSVPQGTVMLVLPQTAVTQTPQCPQTVMTVGNTKLLPLAPAPVFITSGQSCAPQVDFSRRRNYVCNFPGCKKTYFKSSHLKAHLRTHTGEKPFSCNWEGCDKKFARSDELSRHRRTHTGEKKFACPVCERRFMRSDHLTKHTRRHMTTKKIPSWQTEVGKLNKIATVEKPKSSSALSMLIPVPSSCQG, from the exons ATGCACGGCTCGCCTTGCTCGGAGATGGGAGATGCGTCCGCG GTTGACATTGTGGACATCTATGAGTCTATCCGTGAAAGGCAGCGTCATGACAGTGAAAGGTCTACCTGCAGCACCTTGGAGCAGAACGACATTGAAGCTGTTGAAGCGCTTGTTTGTATGAGCTCCTGGGGTCAAAGATCACAGAAAGGTGACATATTAAAGATAAGGCCACTTACGCCATTCTCAGATTCTGGTGATTTCACAGCGCACGCTGAGGCTACGTCTGAATTACCAAAGGACTATTTGTCTACCCTG TGCATGacccctccccacagccctgacTTTGTTGAGATATCAGCTGCTATGCTCCTCTCCTCACAAGTCACCTACTCCAAACCAAGGACTGTCATGGCAAATACAGCTGCCTGCTCAGTCACATCAGCGACCGGTGCCTCTCTTATAACCAAGCCGTCTGTTATCAATGTGGAGCGACAGTGCAGCCAGAAGCCAGGGATATCTGAATCCTTTGCCCCTCGGCCTTGCAGGGCCATGGCAACAAGCGTGATACGTCACACAGGTGATAGTTCTGCTTACCATCACATTCCTGCTGTGCAAGAGAAGACAAAGGTAACTTCAGGCTACAGCACTTCCAGAGACTGGTGTGAAGCAGATGACCGAAGACATTCCAGGCTGCCACAGGACACGTGTGCTGCAGATGATTTAATTAGCAAAACCTCTCCAGTACATCAACCTTATGCACATGACTCCAGTGATACTGTGACCAATAAAGGACAACTACCAGTCCGGCCCATTTCGCCACAGACCCGCTTACCAAAGAATTGTGAGAATGACTTGCAAAAAAGAGCTACCCCGGTGACACCAGCCCCCATTTCAAGCCCCCAGGTTCTCTGTCAAATGATCCCTTTAAATGGACAAAGCGGTATGATCAATGCCTATGTCAAGCCTTCAGCTCCAACAGTCTCAACTCCCATGAAACCTATTTTACCGCAGGCAGCTCCGCTCTCGCAGCCTGTGCTCATGGGACCTTCTGTGCCTCAGGGGACCGTCATGTTGGTTCTGCCACAAACTGCTGTCACACAGACACCACAGTGCCCACAAACAGTGATGACTGTTGGGAACACCAAGTTACTGCCCCTTGCTCCTGCTCCTGTGTTCATCACTTCTGGTCAAAGCTGCGCACCACAGGTGGACTTTTCTAGACGGAGGAATTATGTTTGCAACTTCCCTGGGTGCAAGAAAACCTATTTCAAAAGTTCCCACCTCAAAGCCCACCTTCGCACCCACACTG GAGAAAAGCCTTTCAGCTGCAACTGGGAAGGCTGTGACAAGAAGTTTGCCCGCTCAGATGAACTGTCACGCCACCGTAGAACTCACACGGGAGAGAAGAAGTTTGCTTGTCCCGTGTGCGAGCGTCGCTTCATGCGCAGCGATCACTTGACAAAGCACACCCGCCGCCATATGACCACAAAGAAGATCCCCAGCTGGCAGACGGAAGTTGGCAAACTCAACAAAATTGCCACAGTGGAGAAACCGAAAAGCAGCAGTGCTCTGAGTATGCTTATCCCTGTGCCGTCGTCTTGCCAAGGCTAG